A part of Timaviella obliquedivisa GSE-PSE-MK23-08B genomic DNA contains:
- a CDS encoding DEAD/DEAH box helicase, which yields MQVLQPFQIILKTILLDHQEEAVDKFKGLRVAGLFMEMGTGKTRTLIELVALRQHKIDHVIYFCPVNLKSTVVYELEKHIENPSVYIFDDRTKQGRIPKAFFYVIGIESIGQSDRMTLAANELITESSFVVLDESDTCKNHAAIRTRRITAMASRAKYRAIATGTAVGEGVVDLYAQMYFLSPDILGYKSFYSFAANHLEYSEEYKGLIVRSLNTDVIARKIEPYVYQVKKSECLDLPDRQYLSRYFSMSRAQQSLYVRAKEEILMVAEEEMDSYVIFRLFTALREIVSGFWNRTPDPNPNHRWAEQFEPEKIIADHDRVALLQSVVREIPVDEKVIIWVNFHHCVDQIVAALSDEYGEQAIAQYHGRTGDREAEISHWRNHARFLIASAKCGGRGLTLNECAYTIFYNNDFPYRVREQAEARNHRIGQTRKPTYIDLVCEKSIDNRIFVALNNKENLVQAFKKEMDKLKKGDRKTALKRL from the coding sequence ATGCAGGTGTTACAGCCGTTCCAGATCATCTTAAAGACGATACTGCTTGACCATCAAGAAGAAGCGGTAGACAAATTTAAAGGGCTGCGCGTTGCTGGATTATTTATGGAGATGGGAACGGGAAAAACTCGTACCCTAATTGAGCTTGTAGCGCTTCGGCAACACAAGATTGACCACGTTATTTACTTCTGTCCAGTCAATCTCAAGAGTACAGTCGTTTATGAGCTAGAAAAACACATCGAAAATCCTAGTGTGTATATTTTTGACGATCGCACCAAACAAGGACGTATCCCTAAAGCATTCTTCTACGTGATTGGCATTGAATCCATTGGACAGAGCGATCGCATGACCTTGGCAGCAAATGAACTAATTACTGAATCTAGCTTCGTTGTCCTAGACGAGTCAGACACCTGCAAAAACCATGCCGCCATTCGGACTCGTCGAATTACAGCAATGGCATCACGCGCTAAATATAGGGCGATCGCCACAGGTACAGCAGTTGGGGAAGGCGTTGTCGATTTGTATGCTCAGATGTATTTTCTGTCACCTGACATTTTAGGCTACAAATCCTTCTATTCTTTTGCTGCCAATCATTTGGAATACAGCGAGGAGTATAAAGGGTTAATTGTTCGTAGCCTGAATACCGATGTCATTGCTCGGAAAATTGAGCCATACGTCTACCAGGTCAAGAAAAGTGAGTGCTTAGATTTGCCCGATCGCCAATATCTCAGCCGCTACTTTTCAATGAGTAGAGCGCAGCAAAGCCTTTATGTCAGAGCCAAGGAAGAGATTCTGATGGTGGCTGAGGAAGAAATGGATAGCTATGTCATTTTCCGATTGTTTACGGCATTGCGGGAAATCGTATCGGGTTTTTGGAATCGAACGCCAGACCCTAACCCCAATCACCGATGGGCAGAACAGTTTGAGCCAGAAAAAATAATCGCAGATCACGATCGGGTTGCGCTATTGCAATCAGTCGTTCGTGAAATTCCAGTAGACGAAAAGGTGATTATCTGGGTGAATTTTCACCACTGTGTTGATCAGATTGTAGCGGCGCTATCTGATGAATATGGAGAGCAGGCGATCGCCCAATATCACGGACGGACGGGCGATCGGGAAGCCGAAATTAGCCACTGGCGTAATCATGCTCGATTCCTCATCGCATCTGCTAAGTGCGGTGGACGAGGACTAACACTGAATGAGTGCGCCTACACCATTTTCTATAACAACGATTTTCCTTATCGAGTTCGGGAACAGGCTGAAGCCAGGAATCACAGAATCGGGCAGACGAGAAAGCCAACCTATATTGATCTGGTGTGCGAGAAAAGTATTGATAACCGAATATTTGTCGCTCTTAACAACAAAGAAAACTTGGTGCAGGCGTTCAAAAAAGAGATGGACAAACTAAAGAAAGGCGATCGAAAGACCGCATTAAAAAGGCTCTAA